The Cherax quadricarinatus isolate ZL_2023a chromosome 46, ASM3850222v1, whole genome shotgun sequence genome includes a region encoding these proteins:
- the LOC128705135 gene encoding uncharacterized protein: MLCGVLMESLVPPTPPDTTMSAPDPSCRRPNTASPHPTEDTARTVPVGDPGLSSLPPASSQPLGPPKGSPVSSPRPARSATITCVSPKLPPPPASPSGGRRSPMKGSPTKSSSPYSPLLARDQSSPVRVTGNGKGSQTKTCQSSVTVPQTSSTPVSVAVSGSIATTTGGAMTKFLGSAGGAKSGPGHSRSPRAPPPHRLIRQHSLAAVLGLFRGRDERLGAFTDLPDDWHTVREEPEELERSSGSNNSRSHSIPSTSVPHLPQDARRKRRSSCHTDISGMSQIIPIIPPHAIKRKPLTSEAAASAVTTRRCSLTLPYATLYGSWQSTVSAPGSRHGSNEMPSTAGPVPRRGPAVQVEMTHMGGAAPALPNSSASTQATSTTTVTTSVTTSMTTSSSTAPLLPSTPHDLLCEHGLVSLSESVTQLLACTLQKVPMKDFGSEVRASMDIAHFLSQATLVLDVGETSLEGICDMLLTKLLEQDEPLCSVAEAKSILFTHDTCEYCFSCSSLDRGGFSCRIILL, encoded by the coding sequence GTGTGGCGTCCTGATGGAGTCTCTTGTGCCGCCTACCCCACCAGACACCACTATGTCTGCCCCCGACCCCTCCTGCAGGCGACCCAACACTGCCTCCCCCCACCCCACGGAAGACACTGCCCGGACAGTGCCCGTCGGGGATCCTGGCctgtcttctcttcctcctgcttcCTCCCAGCCTCTTGGGCCACCCAAAGGCTCACCCGTGTCCTCCCCACGCCCAGCCAGGAGTGCCACTATCACCTGTGTTTCCCCCAAACTTCCCCCACCACCCGCTAGCCCCAGTGGTGGACGAAGGTCTCCAATGAAGGGGTCTCCTACGAAGTCCTCGAGCCCGTACAGTCCTCTGCTGGCCAGAGACCAGAGCTCTCCAGTCAGGGTCACTGGTAATGGCAAAGGCAGTCAGACCAAAACCTGCCAGTCTTCAGTCACTGTACCCCAGACCTCCAGCACCCCCGTTAGCGTTGCCGTCAGCGGCAGCATTGCCACCACAACGGGTGGGGCCATGACCAAATTTCTGGGCTCTGCTGGCGGAGCGAAAAGTGGCCCTGGGCATTCCCGCAGCCCTCGTGCGCCTCCTCCACACCGTCTGATTCGCCAGCACTCCTTGGCAGCGGTGCTGGGGCTCTTCCGTGGCAGAGATGAGCGACTGGGGGCCTTCACTGACCTTCCCGACGACTGGCACACTGtaagggaggagccagaggagCTGGAAAGGTCATCAGGCAGTAACAACTCCCGCTCACACTCGATCCCGTCCACCTCGGTGCCGCACCTCCCGCAAGATGCTCGACGCAAGCGACGCAGCTCCTGTCATACCGACATTTCGGGAATGTCGCAGATTATACCCATCATTCCTCCTCACGCAATCAAAAGGAAGCCTCTGACCAGTGAGGCAGCAGCGTCGGCAGTGACGACACGTCGGTGTTCTCTGACGCTGCCGTATGCCACGCTGTATGGGTCGTGGCAGAGTACGGTGTCTGCCCCTGGCAGCCGCCATGGTAGTAACGAAATGCCATCAACTGCCGGCCCTGTTCCCCGTCGAGGGCCAGCTGTTCAGGTGGAAATGACTCACATGGGAGGGGCTGCCCCTGCCCTACCCAACAGCAGTGCATCTACCCAAGCGACATCAACGACTACTGTCACGACGTCTGTAACGACCTCTATGACAACATCATCCTCGACagcccctctccttccctctacccctcACGACCTTTTATGTGAGCATGGCCTTGTCTCCTTGAGTGAATCCGTTACTCAACTCCTCGCTTGCACCTTGCAGAAAGTGCCCATGAAGGACTTCGGGTCGGAGGTGCGTGCCTCAATGGACATCGCGCACTTCTTGTCACAGGCGACTTTGGTGCTGGACGTGGGGGAGACGTCCCTGGAGGGCATATGTGATATGCTTCTCACCAAGCTGCTGGAGCAGGATGAACCTCTCTGCTCGGTGGCCGAAGCCAAATCTATACTCTTCACCCACGACACATGTGAGTACTGCTTCTCTTGTTCTAGTCTAGATAGGGGTGGGTTCTCTTGTAGGATTATACTACTCTGA